In Archocentrus centrarchus isolate MPI-CPG fArcCen1 chromosome 21, fArcCen1, whole genome shotgun sequence, the following are encoded in one genomic region:
- the LOC115801005 gene encoding tripartite motif-containing protein 45-like, producing the protein MSRCEQKESTEQRPLSSDREHSDPLVNPRAVCKVCKRLYRDPKILPCLHTFCSDCISQLEPFSVSSRSRRDVAEGGRRDEALEADRPAGTITVLCPECDCEVDLPPSGPVGLSTDHLALDEVFLETLVTDGPLGCDLCGEGGAGSRCEVCCVNLCEFCCQAHRRQKRTASHSIQALEELKARGRLCRPMLCTLHPGQELRLFCQPCDLPVCLECAATLHRDHCCCPTRDVIDRHGDCIRELIAVNLQPRLERLEESLQKVEASQEALQARVEATASEVRAFARGYASAVEAHCLSLLRRLEQLRVQRRNHLHLQRVQLQQALLDVRGGVEFAERLLSCGSDAEILSAKGVTLRRLTSLTERGYDPHPATVAPDDGSSISFVPREPAGEVEGYPVVGVINSKTVDVSRCTIEGEGLQEGTEGQLGHFTLVCRDSAGEQLARGGEHVLVSIVHAEKKNCKVETTVTDNSDGSYSVSYTPREPGAHSVWVCVKAQHVKGSPFVLNVKRKLRCHRGTFHCCSFCSSGGAKEARCGCPGTMPGGFKGCGHGHKGHPGKPHWSCCGSTTEQSECLPQSVLAAVNPRSHLRTVEL; encoded by the exons ATGTCTCGGTGTGAGCAGAAAGAAAGCACCGAGCAGCGGCCCCTGAGCTCGGATCGAGAGCACAGCGACCCGCTGGTGAATCCCAGAGCGGTTTGTAAGGTGTGTAAACGTCTGTACCGGGACCCTAAAATCCTGCCCTGTCTGCACACGTTCTGCTCCGACTGTATCTCCCAGCTGGAGCCGTTCTCGGTGTCTTCACGTAGCCGGCGGGATGTTGCAGAGGGCGGTAGGAGGGACGAGGCGCTGGAGGCGGACCGACCCGCCGGCACCATCACGGTGCTTTGCCCCGAATGTGACTGTGAGGTAGACCTCCCTCCTTCGGGGCCGGTGGGGCTGAGCACCGACCACTTAGCGCTGGACGAAGTATTCCTGGAGACCCTGGTAACGGACGGCCCGCTCGGATGCGACCTGTGCGGCGAAGGAGGCGCTGGGAGCCGCTGTGAGGTGTGCTGCGTCAACCTGTGCGAGTTCTGCTGCCAGGCGCACAG ACGGCAGAAGCGAACAGCGTCTCATTCCATTCAGGCTctggaggagctgaaggctcGTGGTCGTCTCTGCCGGCCCATGCTCTGCACCCTGCACCCTGGACAGGAGCTCCGGCTTTTCTGTCAGCCCTGCGACCTGCCCGTCTGCCTGGAGTGTGCCGCCACGCTGCACCGGGACCACTGCTGCTGCCCCACGCGTGATGTCATCGATCGTCATGGAGACTGCATCAGAGAGCTGATTGCTGTGAACCTTCAGCCTCGACTTGAGCGGCTGGAGGAGTCACTGCAGAAG GTGGAAGCCTCTCAGGAGGCTTTGCAGGCACGAGTAGAGGCCACAGCCAGTGAGGTGAGGGCTTTTGCACGAGGTTACGCCAGCGCAGTGGAAGCTCACTGCCTGTCTCTGCTGCGCCGGCTGGAGCAGCTCCGTGTCCAACGCAG GAACCACCTCCACCTGCAGAgggtgcagctgcagcaggctcTGCTGGACGTCCGAGGCGGTGTGGAGTTCGCAGAGCGACTCCTGAGTTGCGGGTCTGATGCTGAGATCCTCAGCGCCAAAGGAGTGACCCTGAGAAGACTCACCAGCCTGACAGAAAGAGGTTACGACCCCCACCCAGCCACAGTTGCCCctgatgatggcagcagtatATCCTTTGTGCCCAGGGAACCCGCAGGGGAGGTGGAGGGATACCCTGTGGTTGGGGTAATCAACTCTAAGACAGTGGATGTCAGCAGGTGCACCATTGAAGGGGAAG GCCTGCAGGAAGGCACGGAGGGCCAGCTGGGCCACTTCACCCTGGTGTGCCGAGACTCGGCTGGAGAGCAGTTGGCGCGAGGTGGAGAGCACGTCCTCGTCAGCATTGTCCACGCGGAGAAGAAAAACTG taaaGTGGAGACGACTGTGACTGACAACAGTGACGGGTCTTACAGCGTTTCATACACACCTCGAGAGCCAGGAGCCCActctgtgtgggtttgtgtCAAAGCTCAACATGTCAAG GGTTCTCCATTTGTTCTGAACGTGAAGAGGAAGTTGAGGTGTCACAGAGGGACGTTTCACTGCTGCTCCTTCTGCTCCAGCGGCGGAGCCAAAGAGGCTCGCTGTGGCTGCCCAGGAACCATGCCAG GAGGATTTAAAGGCTGCGGTCACGGTCATAAGGGGCATCCGGGGAAGCCTCACTGGTCCTGCTGTGGAAGCACCACGGAGCAGTCTGAGTGTTTACCCCAGAGCGTGTTAGCTGCCGTTAACCCTCGCAGCCACCTGCGAACTGTGGAGCTCTGA